From Lysobacter silvisoli, the proteins below share one genomic window:
- a CDS encoding SLC13 family permease produces MDPQQIVFLLILVATLALFVSEKLRVDLVAMLSMLALALTGVLSPKEALSGFSSEPAIIVAAVFVLSAGLSATGITDRIGAAIGRAAGGSEARAIAVVMPATAAMAAFSHHLMVTAMMLPILMRLAQEKKLAASRLLMPMSLAASLGTTLTLISAPAFLLANDLLRRAGVGSLDLFAITPIGAALVLIGAVYMLAGRWLLPRRQGESGNVDYLKLDRYYTELVVDAESPWDGKTLAAFDKAFKGRLQVVDWLRYGLRRREQSWDSPLAAGDVLLVRASPEEIASVRDEPGLSLHAVVKYGEQPREGAAPETLGEERLVQAVVAPRSEFLGRSVSEIDFLSTLGVVVVGLWRKEGWLRGELSEQRLEEGDLLVLWGAQPRLEQLAAHRAFLMLMPFDARGHARRRAPVALAIMAGSIALAASELLAPQIAFLLGAVAMVLSRCVSVERAYEAIDVRIFVMIAGVIPLGIAMDKTGTADLIADLLARHAQGLPVLGLLLLMFAAAALLTQILSDAATTVLLAPIALALAQSLGLSPLPFVVCTAMGAVASFLTPIGHHGNLLILNPGQYTFGDFLRVGVPLTSLIAVTVAWLSRWLWLGGPLLPF; encoded by the coding sequence ATGGATCCGCAGCAGATCGTTTTCCTATTGATTCTCGTCGCCACGCTGGCGCTGTTCGTCAGCGAGAAGCTGCGGGTCGACCTGGTGGCGATGCTGTCGATGCTGGCGCTGGCCCTGACCGGCGTGCTGTCGCCGAAGGAAGCGTTGTCGGGTTTTTCCAGCGAACCGGCGATCATCGTCGCGGCGGTGTTCGTGCTGTCGGCGGGCCTGTCGGCCACGGGCATCACCGACCGCATCGGCGCCGCCATCGGCCGCGCCGCCGGCGGCAGCGAGGCGCGCGCGATCGCGGTGGTGATGCCCGCGACCGCGGCCATGGCCGCGTTCTCGCACCATCTGATGGTCACGGCGATGATGCTGCCGATCCTGATGCGGCTGGCGCAGGAAAAGAAACTCGCGGCCTCGCGCCTGCTGATGCCGATGTCGCTGGCCGCTTCGCTCGGCACCACCCTGACCCTGATCAGCGCGCCGGCCTTCCTGCTCGCCAACGATCTGCTGCGGCGCGCGGGCGTGGGCAGCCTGGACCTGTTCGCGATCACGCCCATCGGCGCGGCGCTGGTGCTGATCGGCGCGGTCTACATGCTGGCCGGGCGTTGGCTGCTGCCGCGCCGCCAGGGCGAAAGCGGCAACGTCGACTATCTCAAGCTGGACCGTTACTACACCGAGTTGGTGGTGGACGCCGAGTCGCCCTGGGACGGCAAGACCCTGGCCGCGTTCGACAAGGCCTTCAAGGGGCGTTTGCAGGTGGTGGACTGGCTGCGCTACGGCCTGCGCCGGCGCGAGCAGAGCTGGGACAGCCCGCTGGCGGCCGGCGATGTGTTGCTGGTGCGCGCCTCGCCGGAGGAGATCGCTTCGGTGCGAGACGAGCCCGGTCTGTCGCTGCATGCGGTGGTCAAGTACGGCGAGCAGCCGCGTGAAGGCGCCGCGCCCGAGACCTTGGGCGAGGAACGGCTGGTGCAGGCGGTGGTCGCGCCGCGCTCGGAATTCCTGGGGCGCAGCGTGTCGGAGATCGATTTCCTCAGCACGCTGGGCGTGGTGGTGGTGGGCCTGTGGCGCAAGGAGGGTTGGCTGCGCGGCGAGTTGTCCGAGCAGCGCCTGGAGGAAGGCGACCTGCTGGTGCTTTGGGGCGCGCAGCCGCGCCTGGAGCAACTGGCCGCGCACCGCGCCTTCCTGATGCTGATGCCGTTCGACGCGCGCGGCCATGCGCGCCGGCGCGCACCGGTGGCGCTGGCGATCATGGCCGGCTCGATCGCGCTGGCGGCCAGCGAGTTGCTGGCGCCGCAGATCGCCTTCCTGCTGGGCGCGGTGGCGATGGTGCTGTCGCGCTGCGTCAGCGTGGAGCGCGCCTACGAGGCCATCGACGTGCGCATCTTCGTGATGATCGCCGGCGTGATTCCGTTGGGCATCGCGATGGACAAGACCGGTACCGCGGATCTGATCGCGGACCTGTTGGCGCGGCATGCGCAGGGGCTGCCGGTGCTGGGCTTGCTGTTGCTGATGTTCGCCGCCGCGGCGCTGCTGACCCAGATCCTGTCGGACGCGGCGACCACGGTGCTGCTGGCGCCCATCGCATTGGCGCTGGCGCAGAGCCTGGGCTTGTCGCCGCTGCCGTTCGTGGTGTGCACGGCGATGGGGGCGGTGGCGTCGTTCCTCACTCCCATCGGCCACCACGGCAATCTGCTGATCCTCAATCCCGGCCAATACACGTTCGGCGATTTCCTGCGCGTGGGCGTGCCGCTGACCAGCCTGATCGCCGTGACGGTGGCGTGGCTGTCGCGCTGGCTCTGGCTGGGCGGGCCGTTGCTGCCGTTCTGA
- a CDS encoding dicarboxylate/amino acid:cation symporter, which produces MALVSAWFKIPFWQRVLGGFVLGALAGWLMGPAAETWFGPLGKLYVTLIKMIAVPLVLFAVINAVASLHGQKSVAALGGRTFAWFAFTAMLAVGVGLLVAHLVSPGEGVGTLQIAGDYKPKDVPHWTEVLLSVVPSNPFQAMAEGKVLQVIFFAGLVGFALVKLGDRVAGLRKLAGEASDTMIQITRFVLEFTPLGTFGLIAALIGGYGFEKLLPLGKFVIALYLACGLHIAVVYSALLLAHGLNPLKFFRGAFPGMQVAFVASSSFAALPVSLRSVTHNLGVDKNYAAFAVPLGATIKMDGCGAIYPAMAAVFIAQYAGLDLSLTQYVVIMLASVLGSFGTAGVPGTAVVMATVVLSAAGLPLETIGYLYAIDRVLDMMRTMTNVTGQMLVPVLVAKETGLLDRAVYEAAPTNVGLESAQAGNDRP; this is translated from the coding sequence ATGGCCCTGGTGTCTGCCTGGTTCAAGATCCCGTTCTGGCAACGGGTGCTGGGCGGCTTCGTGCTCGGCGCCCTGGCCGGCTGGCTGATGGGGCCGGCCGCGGAGACCTGGTTCGGCCCGCTGGGCAAGCTCTACGTGACCCTGATCAAGATGATCGCGGTGCCGCTGGTGCTGTTCGCGGTGATCAACGCCGTGGCTTCGCTGCACGGGCAGAAATCGGTGGCCGCGCTGGGCGGGCGCACGTTCGCCTGGTTCGCCTTCACCGCGATGCTGGCGGTGGGCGTGGGCCTGCTGGTCGCGCACCTGGTGTCGCCGGGCGAGGGCGTGGGCACGCTGCAGATCGCCGGCGACTACAAGCCCAAGGACGTGCCGCATTGGACCGAGGTGCTGCTGAGCGTGGTGCCGTCCAACCCGTTCCAGGCCATGGCCGAAGGCAAGGTGCTGCAGGTGATCTTCTTCGCTGGCCTGGTCGGTTTCGCCCTGGTCAAGCTCGGCGACCGCGTGGCGGGGCTGCGCAAGCTGGCCGGCGAGGCCAGCGACACCATGATCCAGATCACCCGCTTCGTGCTGGAGTTCACGCCGCTGGGCACCTTCGGCCTGATCGCCGCGCTGATCGGCGGCTACGGTTTCGAGAAGCTGCTGCCGCTGGGCAAGTTCGTGATCGCGCTGTACCTGGCCTGCGGCCTGCACATCGCCGTGGTCTACAGCGCGCTGCTGCTGGCACACGGCTTGAATCCGCTGAAATTTTTCCGGGGCGCGTTCCCGGGCATGCAGGTGGCGTTCGTGGCCTCGTCCAGCTTCGCCGCGCTGCCGGTGTCGCTGCGCAGCGTCACCCACAACCTGGGCGTGGACAAGAACTACGCCGCGTTCGCGGTGCCGCTGGGCGCGACGATCAAGATGGATGGCTGCGGCGCGATCTATCCGGCGATGGCGGCGGTGTTCATCGCCCAGTACGCGGGCCTGGACCTGTCGCTGACCCAGTACGTGGTGATCATGCTGGCTTCGGTGCTGGGCAGTTTCGGCACCGCCGGCGTGCCCGGCACCGCGGTGGTGATGGCCACGGTGGTGCTCAGCGCCGCCGGCCTGCCGCTGGAAACCATCGGTTATCTGTACGCGATCGACCGCGTGCTGGACATGATGCGCACCATGACCAACGTGACTGGGCAGATGCTGGTGCCGGTGCTGGTGGCCAAGGAAACCGGCTTGCTGGATCGCGCGGTGTACGAGGCGGCGCCGACCAACGTGGGCCTGGAGTCCGCGCAAGCCGGCAACGATCGCCCTTGA
- a CDS encoding VOC family protein yields MKVTSYYPVVMTADVAGTAAFYREHFGFIELFTADWYVHLQLQDDPAVNLAVLDGSHETIPESGRGRVSGLLLNFEVEDVDAVHERLQAAGLPILRSLRDEDFGQRHFITADPNGVLIDVIKPIPPSAEYAQNYDAGALPA; encoded by the coding sequence GACCGCCGACGTCGCCGGCACGGCCGCGTTCTACCGCGAGCATTTCGGCTTCATCGAGCTGTTCACCGCCGACTGGTACGTGCACCTGCAGCTGCAGGACGACCCTGCCGTAAACCTGGCCGTGCTGGACGGCAGCCACGAAACCATTCCCGAATCCGGCCGCGGCCGCGTTTCCGGCCTGCTGCTGAATTTCGAGGTCGAGGACGTGGACGCGGTGCACGAGCGCCTGCAGGCCGCCGGCCTGCCGATCCTGCGCTCGCTGCGCGACGAGGACTTCGGCCAGCGCCACTTCATCACCGCCGACCCCAACGGCGTGCTGATCGACGTGATCAAGCCGATCCCGCCCAGCGCGGAGTACGCGCAGAACTACGACGCCGGCGCCCTGCCCGCCTGA